The genomic interval AAAATGTCGATATGGAAGGACATCCATACGAGTTATAAAAACAGGACTCTATCTAGGAGGACAATCTCGATTTTCTGACTGTCGCTTTGTTGGTGCTGGTTTAATGCAAAAGTGTGGCAAATCGATTATGAGAAAAATAAAGCAGGTTGTCATCTAAAAAGTACCTATTGACTTTATTTACTAAAATTAAATTATATTATATTGATTGTGAATTTTATTATGCCAAATGATGAGCCAACGAAAAATGAAAGCATTCCCCATGAAAGTGTAAAAACAGAGATCACTAATGAAGAAAGAAGTTCCCGTAGTGATAACCCCTTAACTGAGCGGTCCACCGAAACGATTGGCCCAGAGAGGCTTCCTTTATTTTCACGTCCTAATCTTCTGATAAGTAGTCGCTCGGAGTTTTCACTTAAAGCTCTTCGTTTAATAGAGGGACGAACGGATGAGTCTGTTGAAAGTGATAAAAGAAAATGTTTAGACTCTATTGCAGAAATCCTTGAAACAATTTCCTCTCATTCAACCTCTTTTAGTCCGGAAAGCAAAGACAAAATTTTATTGAAACTGTTCAATTATGTGGATCTGGCATTTGGGATGGAAGATAAAATTGCACGTTTAGAAGCTGTTGGTGATGATAAGGTCAAAATTAATCTATGGATAAATAATTTACTTCGCGAGCAACACACACTTCTTGGCGTCCCTATAGAAGATTTAAAGACTATTTTTAGTACTTCAGCTGCAGGGCGTGTTTCATTTTTCCTGAAAAATAATCCCCGACTTGCAATCTCTCAACTTAAAAAAGGTCTTCAAGAGGGAGTGGCATCAATACACGATCAATGGGCTAAGGTAAAACTAATTCCAGGTCGAGACGCAAGTATATTGTTTATTAAGTGTTTTGATAGACCAGAAAAAAATTTAGGTCAAACAATCCAAGAAATTACATGTTGGAATCCTCTCGCTGCATGCGTACAACATTATATGCGCCAACCCCATGATATAGAAAAACAAAGCAAATGGGAGATAATTGAAGATATTCAACGAGAAATAGAGCGTGCTAGCCAAAAAGGGAAATTAACTTCGGATGATTATAATCAAATGAACAATCTTTATATGCTTGCTTATTTTGCTCTTTGTATCGATGGCGATCTTATCGAGTTAAACAAAACAACAAGCAAGGAAGAAATTCAAACTTGGATTGACGGATTTCTTATTAAAATTCGCCCATTTGAAGATCAAACACATCAAACAATATACAAAGAACATTTATTTGGCCTTGATTTTGCTGCAAAACAAACAAACTCGCGTGTCAGTGCCAGTGATCTAAAGAAAGAAATCATCGGAGTTTTGGGTCTGGGATTAAAGAATTTAGCGTTACAATGGAAAAAAGTAAAAGACATCAGTGGAGAAATAGAACAGCAGAATGCAATGTACTCCATATTTAATTCTGAAAATGTCCTCAACTCACCTAAATTTTATTTCACAACCATAAGCTGCTTTCATGAATGGGATCCCGATCCGTTAGTTTATTTTATAAATAATACAATGAAAAATATAGATATGAGTGGATCTCAGGAAGATGTTTTGCAAAGTGTTTTAACGCATAATGCATTATCAGCAACGGAGCTTTTCAGCACGCATCCCAAAACAGCGGCACTCTATGCTGAGTTAATCTCAACAGGAGGTAATGATAAAGCAATCTTAGTAAAATTAATTGCTGCAAAGATTGAACTTTTTATATCGGAAGAGGATAAAATAGTTACTCTTTTAAGCGCATTTATACCTAACAAGAAAATTTTAACAGACTATTTACGTAGTGATAAATTTATTCTTGCATTGGTTAGGGCAGAAAATTTAGCACCTACTCTTACTTCAGAAGAAGAGCCAAGAAAATTATTGATAAAAAGAGAACTTGCTCGTTCAACTACAGCGAGCACTTCAACTGTCACGTTGGGGCTATTTGCTCAAGAAAATAAGGATACTCCGCCCTCAACGTCTTTGGGCAGCGATTCTGCTACAAATTCCCCAACGAGGACTCCCGCCCCACCAAAAACTTAACCCTATACTCATGCTTTGAAAATTTCCTACTCAAAAATAGTTGGCTATGCGCACTCTTTTCTCCATAGCGAAATTTAAATAGAAACGTCATTCAGACGGATAAATTTATAAATATTTCAAGCGTGTGGCTACCTCGTTATAAATTCTGGGACATCCCAGTCCCCAGAATTCACTCACCAACGCGACAGGTTAAAGGCCTTGAGCGTCCTGTCTACGGTACGTTTGCTCTGAACAAGAAAAACGGATACCTGCGCCAATGACTTAACGGTTGCTGAAAGATTTACTACGCATCCCTGTCAGGCTGTCTGCGTAAAGCGCAACCTATCCCGGACTCGTTCCGCCTTCCTTGGCGCGATGCGTTTGAGCGTTGCTTCTATGTTAATTGGTCAAATAGACACAAGATGCTCTCAGCAATAGCTAATATCGTGTTATTCCTTTATGCAATGAAACTCAACCTGCTTTATTAAAAGAAATTTAAAGATTTAATCTCAGGGAATGAAATTTATAAATACTTTTGGTTCTCAGTTATTGCTAAGGAGCTATCGACAAATCCTAACAGAATTAAAGTCTCCATCATTGGTTATCAAAATAATTTTAGATTTCCCAGCCGGCCTCGGTGACAGTACAACGCATTTTCAAGAACACGTTGGACAATATTAAAACACCAAGACAACATCTATTTTTATATAGCATTTGACAGAATATAAACAGACTTATCCACAGAAAATGTGCATAAGTGAGAATCTAATGTTTTAACGAATAATGGAAAAAATCCTTATAGAATAAGGCTCTTAAATAAAATAGGGGTTTAAGGAAGGTATTTAGTGTGAAAAATATCCACAAGAAAAAAGTGGGTACTAAGAAACTTTACGCCTTGCTATTCTAGACAAATCAAAATTAAAAAAACAGTCTTGACTTCCATTATTTTTTACTCATCCAACGATTAGACCAACTGTCCTGATTTTAAAAAATTTTTATAGTGACACCACGAGGATTTTATTTTTACAATGGCATTTAACTTTCGAATACTTGGTTAAAAAATAATGCACCCCGAAATTGGGATGCATATGAAAATTACTAGTGATATTTTTTCTTAAACGCAGCCATTTTTGAACCAATTTCAAGCAGTTGACTTTCACTAAGAAGTTTTGCGACCTCAGGGAATAACTTTTTTTCCTCCTCTTCCGCATGATGCTGTACCTCTTTTTTAAATTTTGCAAAATGCCCTCTCCAGGCAGCTTCCGTTTTTAATTCATTCATTTTTTTTATTTCTTTTTCGGCCATATTTTCTTCTTTTATTAAATGTTTCACAGTATCCGGCAGGCTATTTTTAAAATAAGGGTACCATACAGTATGTTCCATCGCTTCATGACGAATTAAATCCTGACCCAAACGATCAAAATGACTTCGTTGGGTCTCGAAACGATGCGAATCATCAGCAATATCAGCCAGCATAGTACGGACTCGATTATGCTCCATAATTAAAAAATCAATGGCATTCATTTTCTCCTCCTTAAGAAAAATAAATCTTATTAGGTATAGCACAATTCAAGAACAGTATTGTTAAATAATATCGCCTTCTAAGCTTATCCTTTAGATAAAGAATTTGATGTATGAGCTTTATTATATAACTTTATAAGCTCATAAAGTGTTCCAGGGAAATTTAAAACGCGAAGAGAGAAACATCATTGGTTAAATAATTGCCGGGGTATAATCTGGTTAATTTATTACCTTTAATAAAGAGATTTTATTATAGATAATTTAATACGGGTACCTTTCAGTCTAATACTTCAAAAATAATGAAAAATCACCCCGAACATTTAACCTGGAATGGGTGGATTGTATTTTTTTAAGTGCAAGCTCAAGTTGTCTTAGCGCCTGTTATGGAATGAAATGCAAAAAAGAAGAACCAGGATTACTTCAAGATAAAAATTTTAAAGCGTGTAAAATCGTCTATAATTATATGTACCCATTCACTCAAGGAGGACAAAAAAT from Legionella sainthelensi carries:
- a CDS encoding hemerythrin domain-containing protein, which codes for MNAIDFLIMEHNRVRTMLADIADDSHRFETQRSHFDRLGQDLIRHEAMEHTVWYPYFKNSLPDTVKHLIKEENMAEKEIKKMNELKTEAAWRGHFAKFKKEVQHHAEEEEKKLFPEVAKLLSESQLLEIGSKMAAFKKKYH